A single genomic interval of Spinacia oleracea cultivar Varoflay chromosome 6, BTI_SOV_V1, whole genome shotgun sequence harbors:
- the LOC110777233 gene encoding transcription factor SRM1-like codes for MNYSNVDNNNQVWTRYENKMFENALAELDVSSPSLFEKIMAKMPWKSLEQIKSHYEKLIADIAMIEMGEFCFPNGADVDKKRKGVPWTDEEHRLFLIGLDKLGKGEWKNISMYYVPTKTPSQVASHGQKYFRRLKCCTPVEKRRYSIHDIRILNSSIVETSARNPNRHSVITHIPQHHNQPTHNNKQDDYCLSAEATTLTSSSSSSNNNNNNSSQMIMGNDLGYYDQCANFDELFSAPYDWFPQGTHHMPF; via the exons ATGAATTATTCAAATGTGGACAATAATAATCAAGTGTGGACACGTTATGAAAACAAGATGTTTGAAAATGCTTTAGCTGAGTTAGATGTTAGCTCTCCTAGTTTATTTGAAAAAATAATGGCTAAAATGCCATGGAAATCTCTTGAACAAATCAAGAGCCATTATGAAAAACTTATTGCTGATATTGCGATGATTGAGATGGGTGAATTTTGTTTCCCAAATGGAGCTGATGTTGATAAGAAACGTAAGGGTGTACCGTGGACAGATGAAGAGCATAG GTTATTTCTGATAGGACTAGACAAGTTAGGGAAAGGAGAATGGAAGAACATATCAATGTATTATGTCCCAACTAAGACACCATCCCAAGTAGCAAGCCATGGGCAGAAGTATTTCAGGCGTCTCAAGTGTTGTACCCCTGTTGAAAAACGTCGTTACAGCATCCACGACATTCGTATTCTAAACTCCTCCATTGTCGAAACCTCAGCAAGGAATCCCAATCGCCATTCTGTAATTACACATATCCCTCAACATCATAATCAACCAACTCACAACAATAAGCAGGATGATTATTGTTTAAGTGCCGAAGCGACAACTTTaacaagcagcagcagcagcagcaacaacaacaacaacaactcaTCACAAATGATTATGGGGAATGATTTGGGTTATTATGATCAATGTGCTAATTTTGATGAGTTATTTTCAGCACCATATGATTGGTTTCCTCAAGGAACTCATCATATGCCCTTTTAA